The Streptomyces sp. NBC_01197 genome window below encodes:
- a CDS encoding aldo/keto reductase: MKRRTLGSTGISVSEIALGAMMFGSLGNADHGDAIRIIHSALDAGINVVDTADVYSRGESEEIVGKAVKGRRDGLVIATKFGRPMGEDPNQRGGSRRWIVRAVEDSLRRLGTDYIDLYQIHRPDHGTEIGETLSALSDLAQAGKIRAFGSSMFAAEMMVEAQWTAERRGSHRFLTEQPMYSVFTRGPETAVLPTAQRHGLGVLTFSPLNSGWLSGRADLPSTHRARLMASVFPSHYDTSTPAGALKAAALARLTVLAEEAGMTLPQLAIAFVRAHPAVSTVLIGPRTQEQLDGLLHGAGTELSDIELPDAILDRIDEIVPPGTDLDPADNYAAAPPSIEDARLRRRR, from the coding sequence ATGAAGCGCAGGACCCTCGGGTCGACCGGAATATCCGTCAGCGAGATCGCACTCGGCGCGATGATGTTCGGGAGCCTGGGCAACGCGGACCACGGGGACGCGATCCGTATCATCCACAGCGCGCTCGACGCCGGGATCAATGTCGTCGACACGGCCGACGTGTACTCCAGGGGCGAGTCCGAGGAGATCGTCGGCAAAGCCGTCAAGGGCCGCCGGGACGGCCTGGTCATCGCGACGAAGTTCGGACGGCCGATGGGCGAGGACCCGAACCAGCGGGGCGGCTCACGGCGGTGGATCGTACGCGCGGTCGAGGACAGCCTCCGCAGGCTCGGCACCGACTACATCGACCTGTACCAGATCCACCGGCCCGACCACGGGACCGAGATCGGTGAGACGCTCTCCGCGCTGTCCGACCTCGCACAGGCAGGCAAGATCAGGGCGTTCGGATCCTCCATGTTCGCGGCGGAGATGATGGTCGAGGCCCAGTGGACGGCTGAGCGGCGCGGCTCCCACCGGTTCCTGACCGAGCAGCCCATGTACTCCGTCTTCACCCGTGGACCGGAGACCGCTGTGCTCCCGACGGCGCAACGCCACGGGCTGGGTGTACTCACCTTCAGTCCGCTGAACAGCGGCTGGCTCTCCGGACGGGCGGACCTCCCGTCGACCCACCGGGCCAGGCTGATGGCGTCCGTCTTCCCGTCGCACTACGACACGTCCACCCCGGCCGGCGCACTGAAGGCCGCCGCGCTCGCCCGGCTCACGGTGCTCGCGGAGGAGGCGGGGATGACGCTGCCACAGCTCGCGATCGCCTTCGTACGCGCGCATCCGGCGGTCTCCACCGTACTGATCGGTCCCCGCACGCAGGAACAGCTGGACGGGCTTCTCCACGGTGCCGGTACCGAGCTGTCGGACATCGAGTTGCCGGACGCGATCCTCGACCGGATCGACGAGATCGTCCCGCCGGGCACCGACCTCGACCCGGCGGACAACTACGCGGCCGCACCGCCCTCGATCGAGGACGCGAGGCTGCGCCGCCGCCGGTAG
- a CDS encoding AraC family transcriptional regulator, with protein MSPPARPAARTAELLGELRTLIVRHAGGGPKLKTEILDGVAITCAYRPTLPVSAMAEPSLAIVGQGVKRTILNGVPYDYRAGQYLVVSVDLPVAGQALEAREDEPFVVFSMKLDPAAIAPLLLETGDTAKPPGFSGLAVSDATPELLDPVVRLLRLLGRPDDLRVLAPGIEREILWRLITGDQGALVRQIGLANSRIAHISRTIRWIRRHFDEPLRIVDLADLAGMSPSAFHRHFRSATSMTPIQFQKQIRLREARALLLTGPVDVAEVGHRVGYGSPSQFSREYRKAYGAPPGRDAARHSENGPRRDAALHTEHG; from the coding sequence GTGTCACCACCGGCCCGGCCGGCGGCGCGGACGGCGGAGCTCCTCGGCGAACTGCGGACGCTGATCGTGCGCCACGCGGGCGGCGGCCCGAAGCTGAAGACGGAGATCCTGGACGGCGTGGCCATCACCTGCGCGTACCGGCCCACCCTCCCGGTGAGCGCGATGGCGGAGCCGTCGCTCGCGATCGTCGGCCAGGGTGTCAAGCGCACGATCCTGAACGGGGTGCCCTACGACTACCGGGCGGGGCAGTACCTCGTCGTGTCGGTCGACCTGCCGGTGGCCGGCCAGGCACTCGAAGCCCGCGAGGACGAACCCTTCGTCGTCTTCAGCATGAAGCTGGACCCGGCGGCGATCGCACCGCTGCTCCTGGAGACCGGCGACACCGCGAAGCCTCCCGGCTTCTCCGGCCTCGCGGTCAGCGACGCGACGCCCGAGCTGCTCGACCCGGTCGTCCGGCTGCTGCGCCTGCTGGGCCGCCCCGACGACCTCCGGGTGCTCGCACCCGGCATCGAACGGGAGATCCTGTGGCGGCTCATCACCGGTGACCAGGGCGCACTCGTCCGCCAGATCGGCCTGGCCAACAGCAGGATCGCGCACATCTCCCGCACGATCCGCTGGATCCGCCGGCACTTCGACGAACCGCTGCGCATCGTGGACCTCGCCGACCTGGCCGGTATGAGTCCGTCAGCCTTCCACCGGCACTTCCGCTCCGCGACCTCGATGACCCCGATCCAGTTCCAGAAGCAGATCCGGCTGCGGGAGGCGCGCGCCCTGCTCCTGACGGGACCGGTGGACGTCGCGGAAGTCGGCCACCGCGTGGGCTACGGGAGCCCGTCCCAGTTCAGCCGCGAGTACCGCAAGGCGTACGGCGCCCCGCCCGGCCGGGACGCGGCCAGGCACTCGGAGAACGGCCCCCGACGGGACGCTGCCCTGCACACGGAGCACGGCTGA
- a CDS encoding GNAT family N-acetyltransferase produces MDLEAVRAEFDLRMRRDAPPDGPGSVVERVGEVVRQTGPDADSWNGVVWSGLDTATADVAIAGEVRHFTALNREFEWKLYAHDRPADLAGRLVAAGFTPEPPETLMVAEVQALATEVRLPSGVELRPVTDAAGVALMTRAHEAAFGEDGSRIHRQVLNRLTEDPDSMVAVVAMSGDEPVCAARMEFHPGTGFASLWGGGTAPAWRGRGIYRALVAHRAGIAAARGVRLLQVDASDDSRPILQRLGFAALTTTTPHVYGER; encoded by the coding sequence ATGGATCTCGAAGCGGTACGGGCGGAGTTCGACCTTCGTATGCGGCGGGACGCGCCCCCGGACGGCCCCGGCAGCGTGGTCGAACGGGTCGGCGAGGTCGTACGGCAGACCGGTCCGGACGCCGACAGCTGGAACGGCGTCGTCTGGTCGGGTCTTGACACGGCCACCGCCGATGTGGCGATCGCCGGCGAGGTGCGTCATTTCACCGCGCTGAACCGCGAGTTCGAATGGAAGCTGTACGCCCACGACCGCCCGGCCGACCTGGCCGGCCGGCTCGTGGCGGCCGGGTTCACGCCCGAGCCGCCGGAGACGCTGATGGTGGCCGAGGTCCAGGCGCTGGCGACCGAGGTACGGCTGCCCTCGGGGGTGGAGCTGCGGCCTGTGACGGATGCGGCCGGGGTGGCTCTCATGACCCGCGCGCACGAGGCGGCTTTCGGTGAGGACGGCTCGCGGATCCACCGTCAAGTGCTGAACCGGCTGACCGAGGACCCGGATTCGATGGTCGCGGTAGTGGCGATGTCCGGCGACGAACCGGTCTGCGCGGCCCGGATGGAGTTCCACCCGGGCACCGGCTTCGCCAGTCTCTGGGGCGGTGGCACGGCCCCGGCCTGGCGCGGTCGCGGCATCTACCGAGCCCTGGTCGCCCACCGCGCGGGGATCGCCGCCGCACGCGGTGTCCGCCTCCTCCAGGTCGACGCGTCCGACGACAGCCGCCCGATCCTCCAGCGGCTGGGCTTCGCCGCGCTCACCACCACGACGCCCCATGTGTACGGGGAGCGCTAG
- a CDS encoding HAD family acid phosphatase, with the protein MPSRLARISACTAALAAAGSALYGIGVATADNSVPRTDREIPNVTKVEDSINAYYGGTADASGVYQASPKSNYAKQVAGIEARAKRQIAEALHRTGHGRKPAIVLDVDDTTLLTYDWEKKNGFAYNAASFNDYVQSARSIAVFGMPDVVNYAAKKGVTVFFLTGRDETQRTASATNLTRAGYRVPVDRSHFYLKDPTAAPSYLSCGQPKWTCTTVQFKTGTRKHIESLGYDIVASFGDQYSDLSGGYADKTYKIPNPMYFLP; encoded by the coding sequence ATGCCCTCCAGACTCGCCAGGATCTCCGCCTGTACGGCCGCCCTCGCCGCGGCCGGCAGCGCCCTCTACGGCATCGGCGTCGCCACCGCCGACAACTCAGTGCCGAGGACGGACCGGGAGATCCCCAACGTCACCAAGGTCGAAGACAGCATCAACGCCTACTACGGCGGTACGGCTGACGCTTCGGGTGTCTACCAGGCCTCGCCGAAGAGCAACTACGCCAAGCAGGTCGCAGGCATCGAGGCGCGGGCGAAGCGGCAGATAGCCGAGGCCCTCCACCGCACCGGCCATGGCCGCAAGCCCGCCATCGTGCTGGACGTGGACGACACGACGCTGCTCACCTATGACTGGGAGAAGAAGAACGGCTTCGCCTACAACGCGGCCTCCTTCAACGACTACGTGCAGAGCGCGCGGTCGATCGCGGTCTTCGGGATGCCCGACGTCGTCAACTACGCCGCGAAGAAGGGCGTCACGGTCTTCTTCCTGACCGGACGTGACGAGACCCAGCGCACCGCTTCGGCCACCAACCTCACCAGGGCCGGTTACCGGGTACCGGTGGACAGGTCCCACTTCTACCTCAAGGACCCGACCGCTGCCCCGTCCTATCTGAGCTGCGGGCAGCCGAAGTGGACCTGCACCACCGTCCAGTTCAAGACCGGGACCAGGAAGCACATCGAGTCCCTGGGTTACGACATCGTCGCCAGCTTCGGGGACCAGTACTCCGACCTCAGCGGTGGCTACGCCGACAAGACGTACAAGATCCCGAACCCGATGTACTTCCTGCCGTGA
- a CDS encoding peptidoglycan D,D-transpeptidase FtsI family protein: MNKTIRRASVFCLLLVLALLTRATWVQGYESKALADNKNNRRTAIAQYAKPLGDIIVGGRSVTGSKRTDSGDLAYRRTYTDGDLYSAVTGYSSQAYGSTQLEGIYSDVLDGTDTRLKNPVDALTGKQTAPGDVLTTISPAVQKAGYEALGSKKGAAVAIDPKTGEILGMVSTPSYDPSKISGTTDGDAWKQLTTDKDQPMLNRALRQPLPPGSTFKLVVASAALEDGLFSSIDEKTDSPDPYRLPGTTTDLTNESASDPCKNASLRTALEYSCNTVFAKVADDLGQDKVRAMAEKYGFNDSKQDVPVRAWPSNYPTHMYKAQTALSGIGQFDVTATPLQMAMVTSALANGGVMAGPHMVSKVTDGDGNTLQSYGKDAGKRIVSSSTAAQLQSAMQTVVEQGTGSSAKVPGAVVGGKTGTAQHGVNNDKAPYAWFTSYAKDKSTGKEVAVAVLVEDSDAARAEVSGNGLAGPVAQKMMAAALK; encoded by the coding sequence ATGAACAAGACAATCAGGCGCGCCTCGGTCTTCTGTCTGCTGCTGGTCCTCGCTCTGCTCACGCGGGCGACCTGGGTGCAGGGGTACGAGAGCAAGGCCCTCGCAGACAACAAGAACAACCGGCGGACCGCCATCGCGCAGTACGCGAAGCCGCTGGGCGACATCATCGTGGGAGGCAGGTCGGTCACCGGATCGAAGCGGACGGACAGCGGCGACCTCGCCTACCGGCGTACGTACACCGACGGAGACCTGTACTCGGCCGTGACCGGGTACAGCTCGCAGGCGTACGGGTCGACGCAGCTCGAAGGGATCTACAGCGACGTCCTCGACGGGACGGACACCCGGCTGAAGAACCCGGTCGACGCGCTCACCGGCAAGCAGACCGCCCCCGGTGACGTCCTGACGACGATCAGTCCGGCCGTGCAGAAGGCGGGGTACGAAGCACTCGGCAGCAAGAAGGGCGCCGCCGTCGCCATCGACCCGAAGACCGGCGAGATCCTGGGCATGGTCTCCACGCCGTCCTACGACCCGTCGAAGATCAGCGGTACGACGGACGGCGACGCCTGGAAGCAGCTGACCACCGACAAGGACCAGCCGATGCTCAACCGGGCGCTGCGCCAGCCGCTGCCCCCGGGGTCGACCTTCAAGCTGGTGGTCGCGTCGGCCGCGCTGGAGGACGGGCTGTTCTCGTCGATCGACGAGAAGACCGACAGCCCCGACCCGTACCGGCTCCCCGGCACGACTACGGACCTCACCAACGAGAGCGCGTCGGACCCCTGCAAGAACGCGTCGCTCCGCACCGCCCTCGAGTACTCCTGCAACACCGTCTTCGCCAAGGTGGCCGACGACCTGGGCCAGGACAAGGTGCGGGCGATGGCGGAGAAGTACGGCTTCAACGACTCCAAGCAGGATGTGCCGGTGCGCGCCTGGCCGAGCAACTACCCCACGCACATGTACAAGGCACAGACGGCGCTGAGCGGCATCGGCCAGTTCGATGTGACGGCCACCCCGCTCCAGATGGCGATGGTGACGTCCGCCCTGGCGAACGGCGGGGTGATGGCCGGCCCGCACATGGTGTCCAAGGTGACGGACGGCGACGGCAACACGCTGCAGTCCTACGGGAAGGACGCCGGCAAGCGGATCGTCTCGTCGTCCACGGCGGCCCAGCTCCAGAGTGCGATGCAGACGGTTGTCGAGCAGGGCACGGGTTCGAGCGCGAAGGTCCCCGGCGCCGTGGTGGGGGGCAAGACCGGCACGGCCCAGCACGGTGTGAACAACGACAAGGCGCCGTACGCCTGGTTCACGTCGTACGCGAAGGACAAGTCGACCGGCAAGGAGGTGGCGGTCGCGGTGCTCGTGGAGGACTCGGACGCGGCCCGTGCGGAGGTGAGCGGCAACGGCCTCGCGGGGCCTGTCGCCCAGAAGATGATGGCGGCGGCGCTGAAGTAG
- a CDS encoding IclR family transcriptional regulator, translating into MSAAETAGGAQVKSAVRTVELLEYFAGRPGMHSLAAVQEAVGYPKSSLYMLLRTLVELGWVETDATGTRYGIGVRALLVGTSYIDGDEVVAAARATLDRLSDDTTETIHLARLDGTNVVYLATRQSQHYLRPFTRVGRRLPAHSTSLGKALLATHSDEQVRKMLPETMPQLTEHTITDREKLIEELHLVREQGYAVDREENTLGLRCFGVAIPYRTPARDAISCSVPVARLTPAHEQMVKDALFDARDRLTLATRRL; encoded by the coding sequence ATGTCGGCTGCCGAGACAGCAGGTGGGGCGCAGGTCAAGTCCGCGGTGCGGACGGTCGAGTTGCTCGAGTACTTCGCCGGGCGCCCCGGCATGCACTCGCTCGCGGCCGTACAGGAGGCGGTCGGCTACCCCAAGTCCAGTCTCTACATGCTGCTGCGCACGCTGGTGGAACTGGGCTGGGTGGAGACCGACGCGACCGGCACGCGGTACGGCATCGGCGTACGCGCCCTGCTCGTCGGTACCTCGTACATCGACGGCGACGAGGTCGTCGCGGCGGCCCGCGCCACCCTCGACCGGCTCTCCGACGACACGACGGAGACCATCCACCTCGCCCGACTCGACGGGACCAACGTCGTCTATCTGGCCACCCGCCAGTCGCAGCACTACCTGCGCCCGTTCACCCGGGTCGGCCGCAGGCTGCCCGCGCACTCGACCTCGCTGGGCAAGGCGCTGCTCGCCACCCACAGCGACGAGCAGGTACGCAAGATGCTGCCGGAGACCATGCCGCAGCTGACCGAGCACACCATCACGGACCGCGAGAAGCTCATCGAGGAGCTGCACCTCGTCCGCGAGCAGGGGTACGCCGTGGACCGCGAGGAGAACACGCTGGGGCTGCGCTGCTTCGGCGTGGCCATCCCGTACCGGACCCCGGCCCGCGACGCGATCAGCTGCTCGGTGCCGGTGGCCCGGCTCACCCCGGCCCATGAGCAGATGGTCAAGGACGCGCTCTTCGACGCCCGCGACCGGCTGACCCTCGCGACCCGGCGGCTCTGA
- a CDS encoding aldehyde dehydrogenase (NADP(+)): MAATPVWSVDPRTGKQREQVALEAATGEVDQVVRAAHAARASLADRRVRAALLRTAADLLDEARPHVIEAADAETALGPGRLTGELARTTAQFRAFADVIDEGSFLDVRIDHPDAGATPPRPDLRRYKLPLGVVAVYAASNFPLAFSVPGGDTASALAAGCPVVVKAHPDHPATSELCASVLHRAAEQVGLDPAVVSVVHGFEAGVALVKHPLVAAAGFTGSVRGGRALFDAAAARPVPIPFHGELGSLNPVVVTEAAAAERAEEIGAGLAGSVTLGTGQFCVKPGFVLAPTGAGGDALVKALTAAVSDSEAGVLLDHRMRDNFLAGVRERAALTGVDAPVTPGAGGEHTVSAGFLTLPAALLAADGEHDLLLEECFGPVTVVARYGSTEEITAVLSRLPGNLTATLQVSTAEAAGEGTTAAALLDELTPLAGRVLVNGWPTGVAVAPAQHHGGPYPATTSTSTSVGGTAIERWLRPVAYQSTPDALLPPELREANPLGLPRRINGLPE; encoded by the coding sequence GTGGCAGCAACACCAGTCTGGAGTGTCGACCCCCGAACCGGGAAGCAGCGCGAGCAGGTCGCGCTGGAGGCCGCGACGGGTGAAGTGGACCAAGTGGTCCGCGCCGCCCACGCCGCGCGTGCGTCGCTCGCCGACCGTAGGGTACGGGCAGCCCTGCTGCGTACCGCCGCCGACCTGCTCGACGAGGCCAGGCCCCATGTCATCGAGGCCGCCGACGCCGAGACCGCGCTCGGCCCCGGCCGGCTCACCGGTGAACTCGCCCGTACCACCGCGCAGTTCCGGGCTTTCGCCGATGTGATCGACGAGGGTTCCTTCCTCGACGTCCGCATCGACCACCCGGACGCCGGCGCGACCCCGCCCCGGCCCGACCTGCGTCGGTACAAGCTGCCGCTCGGCGTCGTCGCGGTGTACGCGGCGAGCAACTTCCCGCTGGCCTTCTCGGTGCCGGGTGGCGACACCGCGAGCGCGCTCGCGGCCGGCTGCCCGGTCGTGGTGAAGGCGCACCCCGACCATCCCGCGACGTCCGAGCTCTGCGCCTCGGTGCTGCACCGGGCCGCCGAGCAGGTCGGCCTCGACCCCGCGGTGGTCTCCGTGGTGCACGGCTTCGAGGCCGGAGTGGCGCTCGTCAAGCACCCGCTGGTCGCCGCCGCCGGTTTCACCGGGTCGGTGCGCGGCGGGCGTGCCCTCTTCGACGCGGCTGCCGCCAGGCCGGTCCCGATCCCCTTCCACGGCGAGCTGGGCTCGCTCAACCCGGTCGTGGTGACGGAGGCCGCCGCCGCCGAGCGCGCCGAGGAGATCGGAGCGGGGCTCGCGGGCTCCGTCACCCTCGGCACCGGCCAGTTCTGCGTGAAGCCCGGCTTCGTGCTCGCGCCCACCGGGGCCGGTGGCGACGCCCTGGTCAAGGCGCTCACGGCCGCGGTCAGCGACAGCGAGGCGGGTGTCCTGCTCGACCACCGGATGCGCGACAACTTCCTGGCTGGCGTACGCGAACGGGCCGCCCTGACCGGGGTCGACGCCCCGGTCACGCCCGGGGCGGGCGGCGAGCACACCGTCAGCGCGGGCTTCCTGACGCTGCCCGCGGCGCTGCTGGCAGCGGACGGCGAGCACGATCTCCTCCTGGAGGAGTGCTTCGGCCCCGTCACGGTCGTCGCACGCTACGGATCCACCGAGGAGATCACCGCGGTGCTCTCCCGGCTGCCGGGCAATCTGACGGCGACCCTCCAGGTCTCCACAGCCGAGGCCGCGGGCGAGGGCACCACAGCCGCCGCTCTGCTCGACGAGCTCACCCCGCTCGCCGGGCGGGTCCTGGTCAACGGCTGGCCCACCGGGGTCGCGGTCGCCCCCGCCCAGCACCACGGCGGCCCCTACCCGGCCACCACCTCCACCTCCACCTCGGTCGGCGGTACCGCCATCGAGCGCTGGCTGCGCCCGGTCGCGTACCAGAGCACGCCCGACGCGCTGCTCCCGCCCGAGCTGCGCGAGGCCAACC